A genomic region of Vicia villosa cultivar HV-30 ecotype Madison, WI unplaced genomic scaffold, Vvil1.0 ctg.000192F_1_1_1, whole genome shotgun sequence contains the following coding sequences:
- the LOC131625174 gene encoding heat shock cognate 70 kDa protein-like, which produces MAKEDKGYAVGIDLGTTYSCVGVWQEQHGRVEIIHNDHGNKITPSFVAFTHDHQRLIGNAAKNQAAINPENTVFDAKRLIGRKFSDSIVQKDIMLWPFKVIAGVNDKSMISLKYKGQDKSFCAEEISSMVLTKMREIAEAYLESPRKATINAGVIAGLNVLKIINEPTAAAIAYGLDKRINCVGERNIFVFDLGGGTFDVSILTIKDKVFKVKATAGNTHLGGEDFDSRMVNYFVEEIKRKKKLDIIGNPKALRRLRTACEKAKRALSYANMTNVEVDALFQGVDFSSSITRAKFEEINMDLFDECMEIVEKCLTDAKMDKSNVDDVVLVGGSSRIPKVQQLLQDFFHGKELCRSINPDEAVAYGAAVQAALLSKSIKNGPNLAYHLLLAAILMIFSAMDKSTGSKNEVTITNDKGRFDMLYSISLG; this is translated from the exons ATGGCAAAAGAAGATAAAGGATATGCCGTTGGAATAGACCTTGGAACTACGTACTCTTGTGTTGGTGTGTGGCAAGAACAACATGGTAGAGTTGAGATTATTCACAATGATCATGGCAACAAAATTACTCCTTCTTTTGTTGCTTTTACTCATGATCATCAAAGATTGATTGGTAATGCTGCTAAAAATCAAGCTGCCATAAATCCTGAAAACACTGTCTTTG ATGCTAAGAGGCTAATTGGTAGAAAGTTTAGTGATTCTATAGTCCAGAAAGATATAATGTTGTGGCCATTCAAGGTCATTGCGGGTGTGAATGATAAATCAATGATTTCCCTCAAGTATAAAGGGCAAGATAAGAGCTTCTGTGCAGAGGAAATCTCTTCTATGGTACTTACAAAAATGCGGGAGATTGCAGAGGCATATTTGGAATCACCA CGAAAAGCCACTATTAATGCCGGTGTCATTGCTGGTCTTAATGTTTTGAAGATAATCAATGAACCAACTGCTGCAGCTATTGCATATGGCCTTGACAAGAGAATTAACTGCGTGGGAGAACggaatatttttgtgtttgaCCTTGGTGGTGGGACTTTTGATGTGTCTATTCTTACTATCAAGGATAAGGTCTTTAAAGTTAAGGCTACTGCAGGAAACACTCACCTTGGGGGAGAGGATTTTGATAGTAGAATGGTGAACTATTTTGTAGAGGAGATCAAGAGGAAGAAAAAGTTAGACATTATTGGGAATCCAAAAGCCTTGAGGAGGTTGAGAACTGCGTGTGAGAAGGCGAAACGAGCACTTTCTTATGCTAATATGACCAATGTTGAGGTGGATGCTTTATTTCAAGGTGTTGATTTTTCTTCATCTATCACGCGTGCGAAATTTGAAGAAATCAATATGGATCTTTTTGACGAATGTATGGAGATTGTCGAGAAGTGTCTTACCGATGCTAAGATGGACAAGAGTAACGTTGACGATGTTGTCCTTGTTGGTGGATCTTCTAGGATACCTAAAGTGCAGCAACTATTGCAGGACTTCTTCCATGGGAAGGAATTATGTAGGAGTATCAACCCTGATGAGGCTGTTGCTTATGGTGCAGCTGTCCAGGCTGCTTTGTTGAGTAAAAGCATTAAGAATGGTCCAAACTTGGCTTACCACCTGCTCCTCGCGGCCATTCTTAtgattt tTTCTGCTATGGATAAATCCACTGGCAGTAAGAATGAGGTTACAATAACAAATGACAAAGGAAG gTTTGATATGCTTTACAGTATTTCACTTGGTTAA